The Tigriopus californicus strain San Diego chromosome 5, Tcal_SD_v2.1, whole genome shotgun sequence genome includes a region encoding these proteins:
- the LOC131880152 gene encoding uncharacterized protein LOC131880152 gives MKLTMQYFGIKTIIASISFLGAMYFLCFVAWDTQKPFWTSVNCNISETLVGLHQTDPKLIQCLRTLIIDPPKPSPYCLAENFRSLYEQDKIIVEKMANLSPGNFIEIGSGSRTSNTFLLERTNNWTGLLVEPDERSFATYLSCHRNVSLLNSCISRDQYVERTNFILHKGGGSRATYSLPKRYLPGFKHVAETCFPLYSIMLAINRTNIGVLSLKSGYEEDAILASLPWDKVNISLVAVPVTHFVDRGAAVRKTLTRNNYEVVALAMGKFDIIAVKKPERKP, from the exons ATGAAGTTGACCATGCAATATTTTGGCATTAAAACTATTATAGCCTCCATATCTTTCTTGGGTGCGATGTACTTTCTATGTTTCGTCGCTTGGGACACTCAAAAGCCTTTCTGGACGTCTG TGAATTGCAATATATCTGAAACCTTGGTGGGACTACATCAAACTGACCCAAAGTTGATCCAATGCCTCCGAACTCTTATCATAGACCCACCAAAGCCATCACCTTATTGC CTTGCAGAAAACTTTCGAAGTTTGTATGAGCAAGACAAGATAATCGTAGAGAAGATGGCGAACCTTAGCCCTGGAAATTTCATCGAGATTGGTAGTGGATCAAGAACCAGCAACACATTTCTTCTTGAACGAACCAATAATTGGACTGGGCTTCTTGTGGAGCCTGATGAGAGATCATTTGCCACCTACCTCTCATGTCACAGAAACGTCTCTTTACTCAATAGTTGCATATCCCGAGATCAATATGTTGAGAGAACCAATTTTATTCTCCACAAAGGTGGAGGAAGTCGTGCGACTTACTCCTTGCCTAAGAGATATTTGCCTGGGTTTAAGCATGTGGCGGAGACCTGTTTTCCTTTATACTCGATAATGTTGGCAATCAATCGCACCAATATTGGAGTGCTAAGCCTTAAATCCGGTTACGAAGAGGACGCAATTCTGGCCAGCCTTCCTTGGGATAAGGTCAACATCAGTTTGGTGGCGGTTCCAGTGACTCATTTTGTGGACAGAGGAGCAGCAGTTCGAAAAACATTAACACGCAATAATTATGAAGTCGTCGCACTAGCCATGGGCAAATTCGACATCATCGCCGTTAAAAAACCTGAACGTAAACCTTaa